A region of uncultured Desulfobacter sp. DNA encodes the following proteins:
- a CDS encoding TetR/AcrR family transcriptional regulator translates to MKKIEQNKKLKIQSIQKAARELFHSNGFIGTSMDKIAGQAGVTKQTVYRYFESKETLFKSVLEAQRLQATNGFLEALNQEDATKALNAFAIGFIERHLSREHMANIRLLVSEGPMVPEITRAFYAVGPSRTQAHLARFFKDRFNIDDAQYEIEVFLSILLSMRMTVLTGLVEPPSQETIRQHSARAVKTIMKLLEI, encoded by the coding sequence ATGAAAAAAATAGAGCAAAATAAAAAATTAAAGATTCAAAGCATACAGAAAGCCGCCCGGGAACTATTTCACTCCAACGGGTTTATTGGTACCAGCATGGATAAAATTGCCGGGCAGGCCGGGGTCACCAAACAAACAGTGTACCGCTATTTCGAATCCAAAGAGACCCTTTTCAAATCGGTTCTGGAAGCACAGCGGCTGCAGGCAACCAATGGCTTTCTGGAAGCGTTGAACCAGGAAGATGCGACAAAAGCATTGAACGCCTTTGCCATTGGATTCATTGAAAGACATTTGTCCAGGGAGCATATGGCCAACATTCGCCTTCTTGTGTCCGAAGGCCCCATGGTTCCGGAAATAACCCGCGCCTTTTATGCCGTTGGCCCCAGCCGAACCCAAGCCCACCTTGCCCGGTTTTTCAAAGATCGCTTCAATATTGATGATGCCCAATACGAGATCGAGGTTTTCTTAAGCATTCTTCTGTCCATGCGCATGACCGTCCTGACCGGTCTGGTTGAACCGCCGTCACAGGAAACCATCCGGCAGCATTCTGCCAGGGCGGTCAAGACCATTATGAAATTGCTGGAGATATAA
- a CDS encoding branched-chain amino acid ABC transporter permease: MDIFFQQLVNGLTIGAMFALIALGYTMVYGVMKLINFAHGDMVAGSAFIGLTIYTHVMGEAASLPAVIAIFLLTAGVVAFFGIILERAAYRPLRNAPRLSAVVSALGASLIIQNGIMLVWGPQMRIFPELIPPLSWEFSGVIVSLIQFLIMGLSLLLMVALYLFIEKTRMGAAIRAASIDQDAARLMGINVDRIIAIIFIIGAALGAVGGLFIGLYYRGITFSMGWQYGLYAFVAAIMGGIGNIPGAMLGGILLGLFNAFIAGYVSSTWADAFTFILLIVILIIRPTGILGERVAEKV, encoded by the coding sequence ATGGATATTTTTTTTCAACAGCTTGTCAACGGTCTTACCATCGGTGCAATGTTTGCTTTGATTGCTCTGGGCTATACCATGGTGTACGGGGTGATGAAGCTTATTAACTTTGCCCACGGCGATATGGTTGCAGGTTCTGCCTTCATCGGGCTGACCATCTACACCCATGTCATGGGCGAGGCTGCATCCCTGCCTGCAGTCATTGCTATTTTCCTTCTGACTGCTGGGGTCGTGGCGTTTTTTGGAATTATTCTGGAACGGGCCGCCTACCGGCCTTTACGAAATGCACCCCGGCTTTCTGCCGTGGTCAGTGCACTTGGTGCAAGCCTGATCATTCAAAACGGTATTATGCTGGTATGGGGGCCCCAAATGCGAATTTTCCCGGAACTTATCCCGCCGCTCTCCTGGGAATTTTCAGGTGTTATCGTCAGCCTTATCCAGTTTCTCATCATGGGTTTGTCACTTCTGCTCATGGTTGCCCTGTACCTGTTTATCGAAAAGACACGGATGGGAGCAGCCATCAGAGCGGCATCCATTGACCAGGATGCCGCACGCCTCATGGGAATCAATGTTGACCGGATCATCGCCATCATCTTTATCATCGGCGCGGCCCTGGGTGCAGTGGGCGGACTTTTCATCGGTCTGTACTATCGCGGCATTACCTTCAGCATGGGATGGCAATACGGGCTCTATGCATTTGTCGCCGCCATTATGGGAGGAATCGGCAACATTCCCGGTGCCATGCTTGGGGGTATTCTTCTGGGCCTTTTTAATGCCTTTATCGCCGGATATGTTTCAAGTACCTGGGCCGATGCGTTTACCTTTATCCTCTTGATTGTCATTCTTATTATCCGCCCCACAGGCATTCTCGGGGAGCGGGTGGCGGAGAAGGTATGA
- a CDS encoding DMT family transporter, whose product MNKPQKQLISSDLKGIILILSAAVLWGTTGTSQAFAPMGSTPRTIGALRLAVAGICLFIMAVGRDRNFYRNMPLKPVLAAGVFVAAYQVFFFWGVSLTGVAVGTIVGIGSSPIFAGILGRLFLKEKLQPKWIAATLCAIMGCALLAGSSSALTISIPGILLSAGAGFAYATYTIFIKILLPGRRAGAVTAMVFCTGAILLLPLLYGADLRWVAQPAGFMVILHLGIIATAVSYILFSRGLALTQASTAVTLSLAEPVTAGMLGVFVLGEQLTFTAWCGVCCILSGLSILAIRKPGKRRAHSR is encoded by the coding sequence ATGAACAAACCCCAAAAACAACTGATCTCCTCTGACCTCAAGGGGATTATACTGATTCTCAGTGCCGCTGTGCTCTGGGGCACAACAGGAACATCCCAGGCGTTTGCGCCCATGGGAAGTACCCCCAGGACCATAGGTGCGCTCAGATTGGCCGTTGCCGGAATCTGCCTGTTCATTATGGCGGTGGGCCGTGATCGAAATTTCTACCGGAACATGCCGCTAAAACCGGTGCTGGCCGCAGGCGTATTTGTGGCGGCTTACCAGGTTTTCTTCTTCTGGGGCGTATCGCTCACCGGCGTTGCCGTGGGCACCATCGTGGGCATCGGCTCCTCGCCTATTTTTGCAGGAATTCTGGGGAGGCTGTTTCTCAAAGAAAAACTGCAGCCCAAATGGATCGCGGCAACCCTGTGTGCGATAATGGGCTGTGCGCTTCTGGCCGGCAGCTCATCAGCCCTGACCATAAGCATTCCCGGAATCCTTTTGTCTGCCGGAGCTGGCTTTGCCTACGCAACCTACACAATATTTATCAAAATTCTGCTGCCGGGCAGAAGAGCCGGGGCTGTTACGGCCATGGTGTTTTGTACCGGAGCAATCCTTCTTCTTCCCCTTTTATATGGTGCAGACCTGCGATGGGTGGCCCAACCGGCAGGTTTTATGGTGATTCTGCACTTAGGCATTATTGCCACGGCGGTTTCTTACATTCTATTCAGCAGGGGCCTGGCCCTGACCCAGGCATCAACCGCGGTAACCCTGTCCCTGGCTGAACCGGTCACCGCAGGCATGCTGGGGGTTTTTGTTCTTGGGGAACAGCTCACCTTTACTGCCTGGTGCGGTGTGTGTTGTATCCTGTCGGGCCTGAGCATCCTTGCCATTCGCAAGCCTGGTAAAAGGCGGGCACATTCACGTTAG
- a CDS encoding branched-chain amino acid ABC transporter permease, which translates to MKQSDYYGYALFFLALVILPSFLDSRWLAVATTFIIFVIVALSQDVVLGKSGMFNMGQALFFGLGAYTSAICNTKFGMPLLATVPLAIIIPAIFAVILAGPIIHLRGDYLLVVTIGFNIVFVQALQNNLLGLTGGPNGIFGIDMLRIPGINSTSQSAVYYICLAALAMVLIMLGNLEKSKAGRALHYFREDPLAAESIGINTRVYKIFAFALGAGIAGLAGTLYANQYSAVSPEAFDFVQSVLFFSIVIVGGSSVPGIVLGVFVMFVLPEIFRDFATWRYFIFGFAMIFTMILRPCGIWPATYGKVPAYILRGKQHGKQ; encoded by the coding sequence ATGAAACAGTCTGATTATTACGGATATGCCCTGTTTTTTCTGGCTCTTGTTATTCTTCCCTCTTTTCTTGATTCAAGGTGGCTGGCCGTTGCCACAACTTTTATCATTTTTGTCATTGTTGCCTTAAGCCAGGATGTGGTCTTGGGAAAAAGCGGCATGTTCAATATGGGACAGGCGCTTTTTTTCGGCCTTGGTGCCTATACCTCGGCCATCTGCAACACCAAATTCGGCATGCCGCTTCTGGCAACAGTGCCTTTGGCAATCATCATACCCGCTATTTTCGCCGTTATTCTCGCCGGCCCCATTATCCATCTGCGGGGCGACTATCTTCTGGTGGTCACCATTGGTTTTAACATCGTCTTTGTCCAGGCACTGCAGAACAACCTGCTTGGACTGACAGGCGGCCCCAACGGAATTTTCGGCATTGATATGCTGCGGATTCCGGGCATTAATTCAACAAGCCAGTCAGCTGTTTACTATATTTGCCTTGCAGCGCTGGCCATGGTGCTCATCATGCTGGGCAATCTGGAAAAAAGCAAGGCCGGCCGGGCACTGCACTATTTCAGGGAAGATCCCCTGGCCGCCGAAAGCATCGGCATCAATACCCGGGTCTACAAAATTTTTGCCTTTGCCCTTGGTGCCGGCATAGCCGGTCTTGCAGGAACGTTATATGCCAATCAGTATTCTGCGGTGAGCCCCGAGGCCTTTGACTTTGTGCAATCCGTGCTTTTTTTCAGCATTGTGATTGTGGGCGGATCTTCGGTGCCTGGTATTGTTTTAGGTGTCTTTGTCATGTTTGTACTGCCTGAAATCTTTCGTGATTTTGCCACATGGCGGTATTTCATTTTCGGCTTTGCCATGATCTTCACCATGATTTTAAGGCCCTGCGGCATCTGGCCTGCCACCTACGGTAAAGTGCCCGCCTATATTCTTAGAGGGAAACAACATGGCAAACAATGA
- a CDS encoding adenylate/guanylate cyclase domain-containing protein, producing the protein MPLKPVQLIKNRWVKHYIAGEVLIGNALAMILGDWMTHVFFLNRAEWLSRKVVGTIYSLDIFYGLFCTVVLSALILWYEKPVRQCLSLFYTDVTPQPDILEKARRRVLNAPYFLVIIDGVIWGVGSFLFLAAGFPGGVRVGLGSGLISVTMAFFWVEHMSQFFRIPLFFPDGNLSGVSGVKTISLKIRFIALFCAVSLVPLAFVHLTIQRYRHVQEVHDFPLEYILHSLESTLMVESGIFMVYAIGLFLFATHHLRRPVQDIIRVMNHAKKGDFTRKVQVYSTDEIGFAGETLNAMNQGLLEREKIKDAFGRYVDPRIRDEILSGRVSLDGERKEATILFADLRHFTPLVAVTPAKDLIHILNSYFDEISHAIESHGGLILQFIGDEVEAVFGAPVARYGHEADAANAALDMRRRLLTLNEKFKEQGLPTISHGIGIHTGPVFAARVGNADRSAYSLIGDTVNMASRIQDLSKTFGTDILVSQTMYDILKDRYDFSEMPEVRVQGKDAPVQVYALKRAVK; encoded by the coding sequence ATGCCGTTGAAACCCGTTCAACTGATAAAAAACAGATGGGTCAAGCATTACATCGCAGGCGAGGTGCTCATCGGCAATGCCCTTGCCATGATTCTGGGCGACTGGATGACCCATGTATTTTTTTTGAACCGGGCCGAATGGTTGTCCCGGAAAGTTGTGGGTACGATATATTCCCTGGATATTTTTTACGGTCTGTTCTGTACCGTTGTTCTTTCGGCTTTGATCCTGTGGTATGAAAAACCCGTTCGCCAGTGCCTTTCTTTGTTCTACACGGATGTGACCCCCCAGCCTGATATCCTTGAAAAAGCCCGGCGCAGGGTGCTTAATGCGCCTTATTTCCTAGTGATTATTGATGGTGTGATATGGGGGGTTGGCTCTTTTCTGTTTCTGGCGGCAGGATTTCCGGGCGGGGTCCGGGTGGGGTTGGGCAGTGGGTTGATCTCGGTTACCATGGCTTTTTTCTGGGTGGAGCATATGTCCCAGTTTTTTCGAATCCCTTTGTTTTTTCCCGACGGGAATCTGTCCGGGGTTTCCGGGGTGAAGACCATCAGCTTGAAAATTCGTTTTATAGCTCTGTTCTGTGCCGTGTCCCTGGTGCCCCTTGCCTTTGTCCATTTGACCATTCAAAGATACCGCCACGTGCAGGAAGTGCATGATTTTCCACTGGAGTACATTCTTCATAGCCTTGAGAGCACGCTGATGGTAGAGAGCGGCATCTTTATGGTTTATGCCATAGGGTTGTTTCTTTTTGCAACACACCACCTTCGCCGCCCGGTCCAGGATATTATCAGAGTAATGAACCATGCCAAAAAAGGCGATTTCACCCGCAAAGTCCAGGTGTACAGCACGGATGAAATCGGTTTTGCCGGTGAGACCCTGAATGCCATGAACCAGGGACTGCTTGAACGTGAAAAAATAAAAGATGCCTTTGGAAGATATGTGGATCCCCGGATCCGGGATGAGATTCTTTCGGGCCGCGTCTCCCTGGACGGAGAACGCAAGGAGGCCACCATCCTGTTTGCCGACCTGCGACATTTCACCCCCCTTGTGGCGGTTACCCCGGCAAAGGATTTGATCCATATACTCAATTCGTATTTTGACGAGATATCCCATGCCATAGAAAGCCATGGCGGCCTGATTCTGCAATTCATCGGCGATGAGGTGGAGGCGGTGTTCGGAGCTCCTGTGGCCCGGTACGGCCATGAAGCAGACGCGGCCAATGCCGCCCTGGATATGCGCCGCCGTCTTTTAACGCTCAATGAAAAATTTAAAGAACAGGGGCTGCCGACCATTTCCCACGGTATCGGCATCCACACAGGCCCGGTATTTGCCGCAAGGGTGGGGAATGCAGATCGTTCTGCCTATTCGCTCATCGGTGATACGGTGAACATGGCGTCCAGAATTCAGGATTTGTCTAAAACATTTGGGACAGATATTCTGGTCAGCCAAACCATGTATGACATTCTGAAAGACCGGTATGATTTTTCTGAAATGCCCGAAGTCCGTGTCCAGGGCAAAGATGCTCCTGTTCAGGTATATGCCCTGAAGCGTGCAGTAAAGTGA
- a CDS encoding (2Fe-2S) ferredoxin domain-containing protein, with protein sequence MNKPQKHILVCASFRPSGEAKGKCQRKGSGDFMAYIENEVIDRGLEEILVSSTCCLKQCDDGPVMVIYPDNIWYGRVENEEAIDAILDAMEDGTVAEDYLLE encoded by the coding sequence ATGAACAAACCTCAAAAACACATCCTCGTATGCGCAAGTTTCCGTCCCAGTGGAGAAGCCAAAGGTAAATGCCAGAGAAAAGGGTCCGGGGATTTCATGGCCTATATTGAAAATGAAGTGATTGACAGAGGGTTGGAAGAGATACTGGTTTCCTCCACCTGCTGCCTGAAACAATGTGATGACGGTCCTGTTATGGTAATTTATCCGGATAATATCTGGTATGGGCGCGTAGAGAATGAAGAAGCCATTGACGCTATTTTAGATGCCATGGAAGACGGCACAGTTGCAGAGGATTATTTACTGGAATGA
- a CDS encoding methyltransferase domain-containing protein has translation MKLFPSNNQTIWKNMWLDELKKNPEKQEGEEHFKKWDKRAQMFDKRSATPEAVSRKQRILSMLKEAGALQAGNRVLDVGAGSGNWAISMAEMGASVVALEPSDGMIEILRQKRDAKGFGPDQIRIIQQTWQDLDLEKEGLTGEFDLVFASMSPGVCNPSTLEKVMQASRNFCYLSTFSGGSPRSCYNDLWRHVTGQELESTSWDFIYPFTYVYALGYRPRTDFNVWTHDHKETIDEALENITFFIQGATEVSSEIRQKLKAHITSQAIDGIFHQEQTFCQGIMLWQVA, from the coding sequence ATGAAATTATTCCCGTCAAACAACCAAACCATCTGGAAAAACATGTGGCTTGACGAATTAAAAAAGAATCCGGAGAAACAAGAAGGAGAGGAGCATTTTAAAAAATGGGACAAACGGGCCCAGATGTTCGACAAACGCTCCGCCACACCGGAAGCCGTTTCCCGTAAACAACGCATCTTGTCCATGCTCAAGGAAGCAGGCGCACTTCAGGCTGGAAACCGTGTTCTGGATGTCGGCGCAGGATCAGGCAACTGGGCCATTTCCATGGCGGAAATGGGGGCAAGTGTCGTTGCACTGGAACCTTCCGACGGCATGATCGAAATACTCAGGCAAAAGAGGGACGCCAAGGGATTTGGCCCTGATCAAATCCGCATCATTCAGCAAACATGGCAGGATCTGGATCTGGAAAAAGAGGGGCTCACCGGTGAATTTGACCTGGTATTTGCCTCCATGAGCCCTGGTGTGTGCAATCCGTCGACATTGGAAAAAGTCATGCAGGCATCCCGGAACTTCTGCTACCTGAGTACCTTTTCCGGCGGCAGTCCGCGCAGTTGCTACAACGATCTGTGGCGTCATGTCACAGGTCAAGAGCTTGAATCCACATCATGGGATTTCATTTATCCTTTCACCTATGTTTATGCTCTGGGATACCGCCCCCGGACCGATTTCAATGTCTGGACCCATGACCACAAAGAGACCATTGATGAAGCCTTGGAAAATATTACCTTTTTTATCCAGGGCGCAACAGAGGTTTCCTCGGAAATCCGCCAAAAGCTAAAAGCCCACATAACCAGCCAGGCCATTGACGGGATTTTTCATCAGGAACAGACATTTTGCCAGGGAATAATGCTGTGGCAGGTCGCTTGA
- a CDS encoding branched-chain amino acid ABC transporter substrate-binding protein, whose protein sequence is MKKTALLLMLLFILCCFAGGVQAQDTLKIGVQAPITGKYANEGQGIDQAVRLLAGQINDQGGVLGKQIEVISCDDEGTAMKAAICAKDLVNKGVKMVIGSYTSTCAEAAQATYYRAGVLQTTDGTSDSLTEHGYWTFFRNSFPNSAEADFAAKYLVEEKKYQKIAILSDFSSYADGLGTAVEEAVKAVNGNVIYRGKIKSGAQNFTPVITQIKSKNPDVLFFSGYFSDGGLIRAQMVALGLKTDFVGGDSNDNPDFLKLAGKSAQGTYIINVPTPELLPYDIAKDFLTAYKAKYNMMPPSIWTLLNVDGMRAFIYAMEQNNSFDTKKAAEFLHQMKDYPGITGPITFAKDGNRIGSGYMAYRIEADGSYKIVFK, encoded by the coding sequence ATGAAAAAAACAGCTTTGCTATTGATGTTGTTATTCATTCTTTGTTGTTTTGCAGGCGGTGTTCAGGCCCAGGACACATTAAAAATTGGTGTTCAGGCACCCATTACCGGCAAATATGCCAATGAAGGCCAGGGAATTGACCAGGCCGTACGCCTGCTTGCAGGGCAGATCAACGACCAGGGCGGCGTTCTTGGCAAACAGATCGAAGTCATCAGCTGTGATGATGAAGGCACCGCAATGAAAGCGGCCATCTGTGCCAAAGATCTGGTAAACAAAGGCGTAAAGATGGTTATCGGCTCCTACACCTCCACCTGTGCAGAAGCAGCCCAGGCAACCTACTACCGTGCGGGCGTGCTGCAAACCACCGACGGCACCAGTGACTCGTTGACCGAACACGGCTACTGGACCTTTTTCAGAAACTCCTTTCCCAACAGCGCAGAAGCCGACTTTGCTGCAAAATACCTTGTGGAAGAAAAAAAATATCAGAAAATTGCCATTCTTTCCGATTTTTCAAGCTATGCCGACGGTCTGGGAACGGCTGTTGAAGAAGCGGTGAAAGCTGTCAACGGCAACGTCATTTACAGGGGCAAGATTAAATCCGGCGCCCAGAATTTTACCCCTGTCATCACCCAGATCAAATCCAAAAATCCCGATGTACTGTTTTTCTCCGGTTATTTCAGTGATGGCGGACTGATTCGTGCCCAGATGGTGGCCCTGGGTCTGAAGACTGATTTTGTAGGCGGAGACTCCAATGATAATCCCGATTTCCTGAAACTTGCCGGGAAAAGTGCCCAGGGCACTTATATCATCAATGTTCCGACCCCTGAACTGCTTCCCTATGACATTGCCAAGGATTTCCTTACCGCCTATAAAGCCAAATACAACATGATGCCCCCTTCCATCTGGACCCTGCTGAATGTTGACGGCATGCGTGCATTTATTTACGCCATGGAACAGAATAACAGCTTTGATACCAAGAAAGCGGCTGAATTCCTCCATCAGATGAAAGACTATCCCGGCATCACCGGACCCATTACCTTTGCCAAAGACGGCAACAGAATCGGTTCCGGTTACATGGCTTACCGTATAGAGGCAGACGGAAGCTACAAAATCGTTTTTAAATAG
- a CDS encoding ABC transporter ATP-binding protein has product MANNDLILENVTKRFGGLTAVDRLDMEVCQGQIHGLIGPNGAGKTTVFNCITGIHPCEEGRILFKGDNITKLPPYRIAARGIVRTFQTIRLFSQMSVAENIMSGRHVKSAQGWWHGIMHTPKSRRDERENWLKVEEQLEFFQLHDVAVQPVQSLPYGLQRRVEIARAMAAEPSLLILDEPAAGLNDKETMALLDLVFRIREMGITILLIEHDMDLVMQLTEKLTVINFGSKIAEGTPDEIQQNKDVIEAYLGSDDDE; this is encoded by the coding sequence ATGGCAAACAATGACCTTATACTCGAAAACGTGACCAAAAGATTCGGCGGTTTGACTGCGGTTGACCGGCTTGACATGGAAGTTTGCCAGGGGCAGATCCACGGCCTGATCGGGCCCAACGGTGCCGGTAAAACAACAGTGTTCAACTGCATTACCGGTATCCATCCCTGTGAGGAGGGCCGCATCCTGTTCAAAGGGGACAACATCACAAAGCTGCCCCCCTACCGGATTGCAGCCAGAGGCATCGTACGGACCTTTCAGACCATCCGGCTTTTTTCCCAGATGAGCGTTGCCGAAAACATCATGAGCGGCCGCCATGTGAAAAGCGCCCAGGGGTGGTGGCACGGAATCATGCATACACCGAAATCCCGGAGGGACGAACGGGAAAACTGGCTCAAAGTTGAAGAACAACTTGAATTTTTCCAGCTGCACGACGTTGCGGTCCAACCGGTACAGTCCCTGCCCTACGGCCTGCAGCGCAGGGTTGAGATTGCCCGGGCCATGGCGGCTGAACCATCGCTTCTCATTCTTGATGAGCCGGCGGCAGGCCTCAATGATAAAGAGACCATGGCGCTTTTGGACCTGGTGTTCCGCATCAGGGAAATGGGCATTACCATCCTTCTTATTGAACACGATATGGATCTTGTGATGCAGCTGACCGAAAAGCTCACCGTGATCAACTTCGGCAGCAAAATAGCTGAAGGGACACCTGATGAGATTCAGCAGAACAAGGATGTCATTGAAGCCTATCTCGGGAGTGACGATGATGAGTGA
- a CDS encoding DMT family transporter yields MKDQRKAYFFALSTVLLWSTVASAFKVSLRYVSAVELLFFSNIFSIIALACILIMQRKTALLVRAGAGEWGRGVLFGAINPFAYYLVLLQAYDLLPAQQAQPLNYTWAITLTLLSVPLLGHGLGKRDYAAVALCYFGVYVISTSGDIFSFSFENPMGIGLALGSTLLWAAYWLLNTRDNRDPVVGLFINFICSLPMIGLVLLATGGTLEIPWQGISGAAYVGCFEMGISFVLWLMAMKYTESTAKIANLIFLSPFLSLIFIHFFVGEDIKPSSFVGLVLIVGGLVIQNKGK; encoded by the coding sequence GTGAAAGACCAAAGAAAAGCATATTTTTTTGCTCTGAGCACGGTGCTGCTCTGGTCCACCGTGGCCAGCGCCTTTAAAGTCAGCCTCAGGTACGTCTCTGCGGTTGAACTTCTGTTTTTTTCAAACATTTTCTCCATCATTGCCCTGGCCTGTATCCTCATTATGCAGCGAAAAACGGCATTGCTTGTCCGGGCAGGTGCCGGGGAGTGGGGGCGCGGAGTGCTTTTCGGGGCAATCAACCCTTTCGCATATTACCTTGTACTGCTCCAGGCCTATGATCTTCTGCCCGCCCAGCAGGCACAACCTCTGAACTATACCTGGGCCATTACCCTCACTCTTCTCTCCGTTCCCCTGCTCGGCCATGGGCTGGGCAAAAGGGATTATGCAGCTGTGGCTCTGTGCTACTTCGGCGTATACGTCATTTCAACCTCGGGGGATATTTTTTCCTTTTCCTTTGAAAATCCCATGGGAATCGGCCTTGCCCTGGGCTCGACCCTCCTGTGGGCCGCCTACTGGCTTCTCAACACCAGGGATAACCGGGATCCCGTAGTGGGTCTTTTCATCAATTTCATCTGCAGTCTTCCCATGATCGGACTTGTTCTTCTGGCTACAGGCGGAACTTTGGAAATCCCATGGCAGGGAATTTCAGGCGCGGCCTACGTTGGCTGCTTTGAAATGGGCATCTCATTTGTATTGTGGCTCATGGCCATGAAATACACCGAATCAACGGCAAAAATCGCCAACCTCATTTTTCTGTCACCTTTTCTCTCCCTTATTTTCATCCATTTTTTTGTGGGCGAAGATATCAAACCGTCTTCCTTTGTCGGACTTGTACTGATTGTGGGCGGCCTAGTTATCCAGAACAAAGGAAAGTAA
- a CDS encoding ABC transporter ATP-binding protein has translation MLELKDIHVSYGSIAAIKGISFEVYRGEVVALLGTNGAGKTTTMRTISRLLKAKSGAIFFKGQDITHVPAHKIVAMGISHSPEGRRVFGTLTVEENLSLGSYTRKKIDPQRLAWVYELFPRLKERCRQLAGTMSGGEQQMLAIGRALMSKPEMLLLDEPSLGIAPILVKEIFRQIRQIADSGVTVLIVEQNARAALKLADRGYVLEVGNIIFSGTSEELLNSAKIQEAYLGKKKQSAESLESLK, from the coding sequence TTGCTTGAACTCAAAGATATTCATGTCTCCTACGGCAGCATTGCCGCCATCAAAGGCATTTCCTTTGAGGTATACCGAGGTGAAGTGGTGGCGCTTCTGGGCACCAACGGTGCCGGTAAAACCACAACAATGCGTACCATCAGCCGCCTGTTAAAGGCAAAGAGCGGTGCCATCTTCTTTAAGGGGCAAGATATCACCCATGTGCCTGCCCACAAAATTGTTGCCATGGGCATCAGCCATTCCCCCGAAGGACGGCGGGTATTCGGTACCCTGACGGTGGAAGAGAACTTAAGCCTTGGCAGCTATACCCGGAAAAAAATTGACCCCCAACGGCTTGCCTGGGTGTATGAACTTTTCCCCCGCCTTAAGGAACGCTGCCGCCAGCTTGCAGGCACCATGTCCGGAGGTGAACAGCAGATGCTTGCCATCGGCAGAGCACTGATGAGCAAACCTGAAATGCTGCTTTTGGATGAACCCAGCCTGGGCATTGCGCCCATTCTGGTCAAGGAGATCTTTCGCCAAATCCGGCAGATTGCAGACAGCGGGGTCACCGTCCTCATTGTTGAACAAAATGCCAGGGCAGCACTCAAACTTGCTGACCGGGGCTATGTGCTTGAAGTTGGAAACATCATTTTTTCCGGAACATCCGAAGAACTGCTCAATTCTGCCAAAATCCAGGAAGCCTACCTTGGCAAAAAAAAACAATCTGCTGAAAGTTTAGAATCCTTAAAATGA